A section of the Clostridium felsineum DSM 794 genome encodes:
- a CDS encoding helix-turn-helix domain-containing protein, with protein MEILSLGEKIKARRKELNMTLKDLAGDRITPGQISLVESGKSNPSMDLLEYLANTLNTSVEYLMESEETQAEKICVYYENTAEAYMLNDELMEAEQYLEKAMYYAENYKISYRKARTLYLYGCINMNKNELGVAQQFFLSSNVLFIKLNEYEDIINTFINLGKITLKLKAYNSSCSYFEQAERVSRDNDIGNDFLIGEIYYYMSLVYFKMNNSNKTIKYCLMAKEKFAELENKKEYARTLLILSKEYSKSGDVDNAIKYSKKALKAFKENDNMFAVADIENELGKLFYEFENIEESFIHLNKAKEIRKAVKGHEFIETLCNICENYIKLKDTENSQKVLDEIKENIDGNNVFDILKYYMLKYRISILNKSLKEAENILLRALQYAENMELEKEAAEFSVIIGKYYIDNGDDVEAAKYLNSGIEKFKKIGVLKDL; from the coding sequence ATGGAAATATTGTCTTTGGGAGAAAAAATTAAAGCCAGAAGAAAAGAATTAAATATGACACTTAAGGATTTGGCAGGTGACAGAATTACACCAGGACAAATAAGTCTTGTTGAGTCTGGAAAATCCAATCCAAGTATGGATTTACTTGAATATCTTGCCAATACACTTAATACATCGGTTGAATATTTAATGGAATCGGAAGAAACACAAGCTGAAAAAATATGTGTATATTATGAAAATACAGCAGAAGCATATATGCTTAATGATGAACTTATGGAAGCTGAACAGTATCTTGAAAAGGCAATGTATTATGCAGAAAATTATAAAATTTCTTACAGGAAGGCAAGAACTTTATATTTGTATGGCTGCATAAATATGAATAAGAATGAATTAGGGGTAGCACAGCAGTTTTTTCTTTCATCAAATGTTCTTTTTATAAAACTAAATGAATACGAGGATATAATAAATACTTTTATAAATCTTGGTAAAATAACTCTTAAATTAAAAGCCTATAATTCATCTTGTAGTTATTTTGAACAAGCAGAAAGAGTTTCTCGTGATAACGATATAGGAAATGATTTTCTTATCGGTGAAATATATTACTATATGTCTTTGGTTTATTTTAAAATGAATAATAGCAACAAAACGATTAAATATTGTTTGATGGCTAAAGAAAAGTTTGCGGAACTTGAAAATAAAAAGGAATATGCAAGAACTCTGCTTATACTATCTAAAGAATACAGTAAAAGTGGAGATGTTGATAATGCAATAAAGTATTCTAAGAAGGCCCTAAAAGCATTTAAAGAAAATGATAATATGTTTGCAGTTGCAGATATAGAAAATGAGCTTGGAAAACTATTCTATGAGTTTGAAAATATCGAAGAATCATTTATACATTTAAATAAAGCAAAAGAAATAAGAAAAGCAGTAAAGGGACATGAATTTATAGAAACTTTATGCAACATTTGTGAGAATTATATAAAGCTCAAGGATACTGAAAATTCCCAAAAAGTTTTAGATGAAATAAAAGAAAATATAGATGGTAATAATGTATTTGATATACTTAAATACTATATGCTTAAATATAGAATAAGTATTTTGAATAAGAGCTTGAAGGAAGCTGAAAATATTTTATTAAGAGCTCTTCAATATGCTGAAAATATGGAACTTGAAAAAGAGGCAGCTGAATTTTCAGTTATAATAGGTAAGTATTATATTGATAATGGTGACGATGTAGAAGCAGCTAAGTATTTAAATAGTGGTATAGAAAAATTTAAGAAGATAGGCGTATTGAAGGATTTGTAA
- a CDS encoding ATP-dependent metallopeptidase FtsH/Yme1/Tma family protein: MKHFKHMNLIVPVLIFLCSLTLFTFSSIYSNKISYNMYTNFQKDIKEKKVDTVYLTSSPTVTVKLKNGLVYTTDNPRTNDFKENLLKNSVKVSEDDFKNSQNTLSLFILSISTLYLIISLIKVYKVPFPTKKAFAVDKLETDSINDIGVKFADIAGNEEAKESVQDIIDFLKNPEKYSLYGARMPKGVILYGEPGTGKTLLAKAIAGEANVPFYAMSGSDFVQIYVGVGASRIRQLFKKARSNGKAVIFIDEIDAIGKKRDGGKSGGSDERDQTLNALLTEMSGFKEKEGIVVIAATNRIDILDSALLRPGRFDRHIEINLPDISARKKILNLLTKNKPIKNIDFNDFAQKTAYFSGAKLENLVNEAAILACKEDSSFIEHRHLDKAFSIVLAGYEKVDRSHISLNDRKITAYHESGHALVSLKVLPSEKISKITIIPSTNGAGGYTLSIPEDKMYQNKEYILNRIRVLLGGRAAEEIIFGKAHVTTGAYNDLQKVTSSVIKLVTQYGMGASLGLLNGDALSEVNYSIPDTVINECKELVANLYEDTKNILLENKTTLESITSNLLEVETLNYEDIQNLNMN; this comes from the coding sequence ATGAAACATTTTAAACATATGAATCTTATTGTTCCTGTGCTTATATTTTTATGTTCTTTAACTTTATTTACTTTTTCTTCTATTTATAGCAACAAAATTTCATACAACATGTACACAAATTTTCAAAAGGATATTAAAGAAAAGAAAGTTGATACAGTATACTTAACCTCATCCCCCACTGTGACTGTAAAATTAAAAAATGGTTTAGTCTATACTACTGACAATCCAAGGACTAATGACTTTAAAGAAAATTTATTAAAAAACAGTGTAAAAGTATCAGAAGACGACTTCAAAAATTCTCAAAATACACTTTCTTTATTTATTCTTTCAATATCAACGTTATATCTTATTATTTCATTAATTAAAGTTTACAAAGTGCCTTTTCCTACAAAAAAAGCTTTTGCGGTTGACAAACTTGAAACCGATAGCATAAACGATATTGGTGTTAAATTTGCTGATATAGCAGGAAACGAAGAAGCAAAAGAAAGTGTACAAGATATAATTGACTTTCTTAAAAATCCTGAAAAATATAGTTTGTATGGAGCAAGGATGCCAAAAGGTGTTATTTTATATGGTGAACCAGGTACTGGTAAAACACTACTTGCTAAGGCTATTGCTGGTGAAGCTAATGTTCCCTTTTATGCAATGTCTGGTTCGGATTTTGTACAAATTTACGTTGGAGTTGGAGCAAGTAGAATAAGGCAACTTTTTAAAAAGGCTCGTTCAAACGGAAAAGCAGTTATTTTTATAGATGAAATAGATGCCATTGGAAAAAAACGTGATGGAGGAAAATCAGGTGGCTCTGATGAACGTGATCAAACCTTAAATGCACTTTTGACTGAAATGTCTGGCTTCAAAGAAAAAGAAGGTATAGTTGTTATTGCTGCAACTAATAGAATTGATATATTAGATAGTGCCCTACTGCGTCCTGGAAGATTTGACAGACATATAGAGATAAATTTACCTGATATTTCAGCAAGAAAGAAAATTTTGAATCTACTTACAAAGAACAAACCAATAAAGAATATAGATTTTAATGATTTTGCACAAAAAACAGCTTACTTTTCAGGTGCTAAGTTAGAAAATCTCGTTAATGAAGCTGCTATCCTTGCCTGTAAAGAAGATAGTTCTTTTATTGAGCACCGTCATTTAGATAAAGCTTTCTCCATTGTACTTGCAGGCTATGAAAAAGTAGATAGATCTCATATAAGTTTAAATGATAGAAAAATAACAGCTTATCACGAATCAGGACATGCTTTAGTATCTTTAAAAGTACTTCCTTCTGAAAAAATATCAAAAATAACTATAATACCTAGTACCAATGGTGCCGGAGGATACACTTTAAGTATACCTGAAGATAAAATGTATCAAAATAAAGAGTATATCCTTAATAGGATTAGAGTTTTACTTGGGGGTAGAGCAGCAGAAGAAATAATTTTCGGTAAAGCCCATGTAACCACAGGCGCTTATAATGATCTTCAAAAGGTAACTAGCTCTGTAATAAAATTAGTTACCCAATATGGTATGGGAGCAAGTTTAGGTCTTTTAAATGGTGATGCACTATCTGAAGTTAATTACTCTATTCCAGATACTGTCATTAATGAATGTAAGGAATTAGTCGCAAATTTATATGAGGATACCAAAAACATTCTTTTAGAAAATAAAACCACACTTGAAAGCATTACAAGTAACCTTTTAGAGGTAGAAACTCTTAATTATGAAGATATACAAAATTTGAATATGAACTAA
- a CDS encoding YtxH domain-containing protein, with protein MKSFRGITTGAVIGAVTGMIIAPQLSKNAKKKIRKSGRMIRDTAEDLMDSMKMWSK; from the coding sequence ATGAAATCTTTCAGAGGTATAACAACAGGAGCAGTTATAGGAGCAGTTACAGGAATGATTATAGCTCCACAGCTTAGTAAGAACGCAAAGAAAAAAATCAGAAAATCAGGTAGAATGATAAGAGATACTGCAGAAGACTTGATGGATTCAATGAAAATGTGGAGTAAATAA
- a CDS encoding helix-turn-helix domain-containing protein: MEILSVGEKIKRARIYKRLTLKDICDDKVSVSKMSCIENGKINPDDEILEFVAKKLNVALDYLKYDVKDQFKNNLDNLKNVEDSKKDEYLRYNIYYAEQYEYYDIAFQFMHELFNFYVNKNRLDVVQSLTSEYYDICRKVTDSDNKSLYNLDVGKYLLTSREYYQAINYYSRVRKELKDIFYENKKRIKMIIESYYYETLSYILSEDYDKAYELEKELLELVDYVETDNQNAKIYSVMMFLCLKKNIDKFDYYKEKVENYCDINREIRARVLYVCALKMINDKNVKEAGEYITNALKQFPGTLESKYVPFIVELIDEISKCDNLEEYREICDNILDYSIGIENSVLMERCYYLKSKILKAVDDFGSYEMYMNLALDLLIKNGDEEAIYGRYMEMGNMYSTLGNVKDSLRYFNLAINMSNKM; the protein is encoded by the coding sequence ATGGAAATATTATCTGTTGGTGAAAAAATTAAAAGAGCAAGAATTTATAAGAGATTAACACTAAAAGATATATGTGATGATAAGGTATCAGTATCTAAAATGAGTTGTATTGAAAATGGAAAGATAAATCCAGACGATGAGATTTTAGAATTTGTAGCTAAGAAGTTAAATGTTGCTCTTGATTACTTAAAGTATGATGTTAAGGATCAATTTAAAAATAACCTTGATAACTTAAAAAATGTTGAAGATTCAAAAAAAGATGAATATTTAAGATATAATATATATTATGCTGAGCAATATGAGTATTATGATATTGCTTTTCAATTTATGCATGAATTATTTAATTTTTATGTAAACAAAAACAGGTTAGATGTAGTACAAAGTTTGACGTCAGAATATTACGACATATGTCGAAAAGTTACAGATAGTGACAATAAATCTCTGTATAATCTTGATGTAGGAAAATATCTTTTAACAAGTAGAGAATATTATCAAGCTATAAATTATTACAGTAGAGTTAGAAAAGAATTAAAGGATATATTTTACGAAAATAAAAAAAGAATTAAGATGATAATAGAAAGCTATTATTACGAAACATTAAGTTACATTTTAAGTGAGGATTACGATAAAGCGTACGAACTGGAAAAAGAATTGCTTGAACTTGTTGACTATGTAGAAACGGACAACCAAAATGCAAAGATTTATAGTGTAATGATGTTTTTATGTCTGAAGAAGAATATAGATAAATTTGATTATTACAAAGAAAAAGTTGAAAATTATTGTGATATTAATCGTGAAATAAGAGCTAGAGTTTTGTATGTATGTGCTTTAAAGATGATTAATGACAAGAATGTCAAAGAGGCAGGAGAATACATAACAAATGCATTAAAGCAATTTCCGGGAACTTTAGAAAGCAAATATGTTCCTTTTATAGTAGAATTGATTGATGAAATTTCAAAATGTGATAATTTAGAGGAATATAGAGAAATATGCGATAATATATTAGATTACTCTATAGGAATAGAAAATAGTGTTCTTATGGAAAGGTGCTATTATTTAAAATCTAAAATACTTAAAGCAGTAGATGATTTTGGGTCTTATGAAATGTATATGAACTTAGCTTTAGATTTGCTTATTAAGAATGGTGATGAAGAAGCTATTTATGGAAGATATATGGAAATGGGGAATATGTATTCTACATTAGGGAATGTGAAAGATTCTCTTAGATATTTTAATTTAGCAATTAACATGAGCAATAAAATGTAA